The Kiritimatiellales bacterium genomic interval GACAATCACCGCCGATGTTGCACCACGCGCGGCGGCGGCGGTGTGGTGAATCATCTCGTTCATCGTCACCGGCAGCGTTGTGTCGTAACCGAGCACGGTGTTCGCCAGTGAATCGCCGACGAGAATCAGCGGCAGTTCCGCTTCATCGGCGTAGCGCGCGCTCAGCGCATCATACGCCGTCAGCACCGCAAATTTCTGTACACCTTTCAGCGCTTTGATTTTAGCAACAGTCCACTTCATAATACTCACCATCTATCTGAAAACCGGCGAACATCGCCGGAATCCGGCAGTTTCGCAAGCACATTCCGCACGCTCACGTCCATACCCGGCAGAACCAGATCGGGACAGATTTCGGCCAGCGGCTGAACAACAAACCGGCGTTCCGCCCAGCGCGGATGCGGAACCTGCAGATGCGCGTTATCAATCACCTCATCGCCGCAGAACAGCAGATCAACATCCACCGTGCGCGGTGCATTCCTGTCGTCACCGCGCACGCGGTGCAGCGCCGCCTCCACCGCATGAATTTTTTTCAGCCACGCGGCTGCATCATATGGACTTTCAAGAATCAGAACCGCGTTTAAAAATTTCAGTGCGGCGTACTTCTCTTTTACATCCACCGGTTCTGTTTCATAAACGGCGGACTGCGCGATCAGTTTCACGCCGGAATCCATTAACAGCCGGTTTTTTGCCTGCATCAAAAACCGTTTCCGGTCGCCGAGATTTGAGCCGAGACAAAAACCGGCGCGGATCATTTCTGCAGCCCTTCTAAAAATTCGAGCACTTTGGCGGGATGCGTTTCCGCCTGCGGAACTTTTTTCCAGTGCTTTAAAATTTTTCCGTCTTCACCGACGATCACCGTCGAACGGATCACGCCGGTAATCAGTTTACCGTAGTGCATTTTTTCACCGAACGCTCCGTATGCTGTCATCACGCTTCTGTCCGGATCAGAAAGCAGTACGAACGGCAGCTTGAATTTTTCAATGAAGGTGTCATGCGATTCAAGCGAATCGCTGCTGACGCCGATGACCACCGCATTCAGGTTTTCAATCTGCGTGTGAACATCGCGGAAACTGCACGCTTCTTTGGTGCATCCCGGCGTATGATCTTTCGGATAAAAATAAAGAACTACGGTTTTTCCGGCGTAATCCTTCAGCGCATGAGTTGTTCCGTCACTGCCTTTCAACGCAAACGCCGGCGCTTTTTTTCCTTCTGCAATCATGACTCACTCCTTGTATTCAATTTCGCCTTCATACACATGTGCCGTCGGTCCGCTCAGCATGACATGTTTGGCGCCGGCGCCGGTCAGCTCCGCGTCCACCGTCAGCACATCGCCGCTCGCCGCGTGTACAATCACCGGCAGTTCCACCCAGCCGTTTTTCGCGGCAATTAAGCCGGCGGCGGTAATTCCGGTGCCGCACGCCGGCGTTTCATCTTCAACGCCGCGCTCATAGGTGCGGATCAGCAGCGCGCCGTCCGGTGTAATCTCAATAAAATTTACATTCGCGCCGGCGGGTGCAAAACGCCGGTGACGGCGAATCGCGGCGCCGGCAGTGCGCACGTCTGTTTCGCGTAAATTACCCGTCCGCATCACAACGTGCGGCACGCCGGTATTCACAAAACTGAAGGTCAGTTGACCCTCCTCCATCTCCAGCGGTTCATTCAGAAGCCACTCCCGCGGTTCTGTCATCCGCAGCTGAACGCGCGACTCGTCGAGAATTTCCGCTTCCAGGCAACCGGCGGCGGTTTCAATGCTCATCCGTTCGCCGGCAATGTTAAGTTCATTCGCCAGCCGTGCGGTACAGCGCGCGGCGTTGCCGCACATATCCGCTTCGCCGCCGTCCGGATTATAAAACCGCATAAAAAAATCGGCGGCGCGCGACGGCTGAATCAGCACAATGCCTTCGGCGCCGATGCCGGAGCGGCGCGCGGCAAGATGCCGGATAAAATTCTGATCATCCGCCGGAAACATTCCGGTGCGGTCGTCAATCAGCACAAAATCATTCTTTGCGCCGTGCATTTTCCAGAATTTAATTTTCACCGCAAACCCTCCATGCTAGCCTGTGCTCAATGAGTTCAGAATTAAACAGAAGTGAGGCGCGGAATGAAATAGAAAAACTGCGCGCAGAAATTGAACAGCATACGCGGCTCTATTATGTCGACGCCGCGCCGGCAATTTCTGATCGCGATTTTGACGCCCTGCTCCGCCGGCTCGACGGCCTCGAAAAAAATTTCCCTGAATTTGATTCGCCGGAAAGTCCCACGCATCGAGTTGGAAATGACATTGATAGTTTTTTTTCCTACAAACATTCTGTGCCAATGATTAGTTTGGCGAACACCTACAGCAAAGATGAGCTGATTGACTTTGACGCACGCGTAAAAAAACTGCTCGGCGGCAAAAACTATTCGTATGTGCTCGAACCGAAAATTGACGGCGTTGCCATGTCACTCCGCTATGAAAACGGAAAGTTTGTTCGGGCGTTAACTCGTGGAAATGGAGAAACCGGCGATGATGTAACAGCCAACATAAAAACCATAAAATCCATTCCGATGTATCTTTTAGGCAATGCGCCGGAAATCCTCGAAGTGCGCGGCGAAGTGTATATGACACGCGCCGGTTTTGTGAAACTCAACGAAGAACGCGACGAAGCCGGACTCGAGCCGTTTGCGAATCCGCGTAATGCCGCTGCCGGATCAATAAAATTACTTAGTCCACGCGCTGTTGCAAAACGTCCGCTCGATGCGGTGTTTTACGGCACTGGCGAAAGTTCCGCCGCATTTGAAACGCATCAGGAGATGCTCGCCGCGCTCAAAAAACTCGGCCTGCAAACTACGCCACAGCACTGGCCGTGCGCCGGAATTGATGAAGTCCTCGAAAAACTCGATACACTGCAAAACATGCGGCATGACTTTGCATTCGAGATCGACGGCGGTGTACTTAAAATTAATGAACGCAATCTTTACAGCGAACTCGGCTCCACCGCCAAAAGCCCGCGCTGGGCGGTTGCCTATAAATATGAGCCGGAACAGGCCGAGACGCGGCTTAAAGAGATCACCATTCAAATCGGGCGCACCGGCGTGCTAACGCCGGTGGCGGAACTTGAGCCGGTGCAGCTTTCCGGCACGGTTGTCAAACGCGCGACACTGCACAATGAAGACGAAATCCGGCGCAAAGATATTCGCATCAGTGACCGCGTCATCGTTGAAAAAGCCGGCGAAATTATTCCGGCGGTTGTGCGTGTTGTCATCGAAAAACGCACCGGTGCTGAAATTCCGTTTGATATGCAGACCGCGTGCCGCGCACTCGGAATTACGCCGGTGAAAAATGAGGGTGAGGTTGCCTGGCGCATCGACGACCTGCATCATCCGGCGATGCTTAAACGCTGGCTCACCTATTTTGCATCCCGGCACGGCATGGATATTGAAGGACTCGGCGAAGCGGTGGTTGAACAGCTCGTCGACAGCGCTCTTGTCAAAAGTCCGGCGGATTTTTACCGGCTCGAAAAAGAGCAGCTGCTCGGACTCGAAGGCTTCAAAGAAAAAAAAGCGGCCAACCTCATTGCGGCGATTGAAAAAAGCAAACGCCAGCCGCTGGACCGGATACTTTTTGCGCTCGGAATCCGGTACGTCGGCAGCGGCGCGGCGCGTGTCCTCGCGCAGAATTTTGCAACCATCGACGCTTTGATGAACGCCGGCAGCGAACAGCTTGAAACGATCCGTGATATCGGACCGGTTGCCGGCCAAAGCATCCGCAGTTTTTTTAAAACACCGGCCAACATTGAATTGATTGAACAGTTAAAAGCCGCCGGCGTAAATTTTGAACAGGCCGCCCAAACCGGCAGCAATGAATTTGCCGGTTTAACCTTCGTCCTCACCGGCACACTGGAAACGCTGTCGCGCACCGAAGCCGGCGATCTCATTCGCGCGCGCGGCGGAACCGTGGCCGGCAGCGTTTCAAAAAATACCGACTATGTCGTCGCCGGCGCAAACGCCGGCTCAAAACTCACCAAAGCTGAAGAACTCGGTGTAAATATTCTCGATGAAACCGCATTTCTCGCAATGAGCGGAAAAACCGGCGGCAAAAAAACTCCGGCACCGGAGCCTAAAACCGCGCCGGCTGAACAAAGCGAGCTTTTTTGAGATCGCCGGGCAAACGGCCGGACGAGTCTTTCAGCCGCCATCATGAATGCCCGGTGCAGTTTTGCGGTTTACAGCTTTAAACTTGCCCGGTATCAGACAGAACGGCATAGTTTCAGTTTTTTACACAGGAGATGCATCATGGAAGCATTGAAGAAATCGACGGTGTTTAAAGGCCCTGCCGGCCCGGTTGTGCTGGTGGTGATGGACGGCATCGGCTGCGGAAAATATGAAGAAGGCGATTTTGTGAAAGCGGCGGACACGCCGAATCTGGACTGGCTTTGGCAGAATGCGGTGCACACGAAACTGAAAGCGCACGGCACAGCGGTGGGATTGCCGAGTGACGACGATATGGGCAACAGTGAAGTCGGACATAACGCCATCGGCGCCGGCCGCGTATTTCATCAGGGCGCGGCGCTCGTTAGCGAAGCCATTGCATCCGGTGCCATGTTTCAGGGCGGCACGTGGAAAGCGCTGATCGCGAATGTGAAGAAAAATAATTCGACGCTGCATTTTATCGGACTGTTTTCGGACGGCAATGTGCACAGTCATATTGACCATTTAAAAGCGATGATTGAGGAAGCGAAAAAAGAGGGCGTAAAAAAAATCCGTGTTCATCCGCTGCTCGACGGCCGCGATGTCCCGCCGACTTCGGCGCTCGATTACGTTGAACCGTTTGAACAGTTTCTCGCCGGTCTGAATGCCGGCGGCACGGTGGACTACGCCGTCGCTTCCGGCGGCGGACGCATGAACATCACGATGGACCGTTACAATGCAAACTGGGATATGGTGAAACGCGGCTGGGATACGCATGTAAAAGGTGAAGGCCGCCTGTTCCCGAGCATGAAAGCAGCGATTGAAACCTGCCGCACTGAAAG includes:
- the folK gene encoding 2-amino-4-hydroxy-6-hydroxymethyldihydropteridine diphosphokinase, with protein sequence MIRAGFCLGSNLGDRKRFLMQAKNRLLMDSGVKLIAQSAVYETEPVDVKEKYAALKFLNAVLILESPYDAAAWLKKIHAVEAALHRVRGDDRNAPRTVDVDLLFCGDEVIDNAHLQVPHPRWAERRFVVQPLAEICPDLVLPGMDVSVRNVLAKLPDSGDVRRFSDRW
- the ligA gene encoding NAD-dependent DNA ligase LigA is translated as MSSELNRSEARNEIEKLRAEIEQHTRLYYVDAAPAISDRDFDALLRRLDGLEKNFPEFDSPESPTHRVGNDIDSFFSYKHSVPMISLANTYSKDELIDFDARVKKLLGGKNYSYVLEPKIDGVAMSLRYENGKFVRALTRGNGETGDDVTANIKTIKSIPMYLLGNAPEILEVRGEVYMTRAGFVKLNEERDEAGLEPFANPRNAAAGSIKLLSPRAVAKRPLDAVFYGTGESSAAFETHQEMLAALKKLGLQTTPQHWPCAGIDEVLEKLDTLQNMRHDFAFEIDGGVLKINERNLYSELGSTAKSPRWAVAYKYEPEQAETRLKEITIQIGRTGVLTPVAELEPVQLSGTVVKRATLHNEDEIRRKDIRISDRVIVEKAGEIIPAVVRVVIEKRTGAEIPFDMQTACRALGITPVKNEGEVAWRIDDLHHPAMLKRWLTYFASRHGMDIEGLGEAVVEQLVDSALVKSPADFYRLEKEQLLGLEGFKEKKAANLIAAIEKSKRQPLDRILFALGIRYVGSGAARVLAQNFATIDALMNAGSEQLETIRDIGPVAGQSIRSFFKTPANIELIEQLKAAGVNFEQAAQTGSNEFAGLTFVLTGTLETLSRTEAGDLIRARGGTVAGSVSKNTDYVVAGANAGSKLTKAEELGVNILDETAFLAMSGKTGGKKTPAPEPKTAPAEQSELF
- the dapF gene encoding diaminopimelate epimerase encodes the protein MKIKFWKMHGAKNDFVLIDDRTGMFPADDQNFIRHLAARRSGIGAEGIVLIQPSRAADFFMRFYNPDGGEADMCGNAARCTARLANELNIAGERMSIETAAGCLEAEILDESRVQLRMTEPREWLLNEPLEMEEGQLTFSFVNTGVPHVVMRTGNLRETDVRTAGAAIRRHRRFAPAGANVNFIEITPDGALLIRTYERGVEDETPACGTGITAAGLIAAKNGWVELPVIVHAASGDVLTVDAELTGAGAKHVMLSGPTAHVYEGEIEYKE
- a CDS encoding peroxiredoxin, producing MIAEGKKAPAFALKGSDGTTHALKDYAGKTVVLYFYPKDHTPGCTKEACSFRDVHTQIENLNAVVIGVSSDSLESHDTFIEKFKLPFVLLSDPDRSVMTAYGAFGEKMHYGKLITGVIRSTVIVGEDGKILKHWKKVPQAETHPAKVLEFLEGLQK